A region from the Medicago truncatula cultivar Jemalong A17 chromosome 6, MtrunA17r5.0-ANR, whole genome shotgun sequence genome encodes:
- the LOC25480516 gene encoding probable acyl-activating enzyme 5, peroxisomal, with protein MNQITRNQANSTPLTPLTFLDRAATVYGNSISIIYNSTSFTWFQTHKRCLQLASSLSSLGIVKGDVVSVLSPNTPAMYELQFSVPMSGAILNNLSFRLDYKTLSALLIHSESKLIFVDILSLSLALNALSLFPKNTPSPKLVLIMDETLLPDQIPSLPKNINIMNTYDYESLVAKGDPNFKWIRPDTEWDPITLNYTSGTTSSPKGVVHCHRATFIVSLDSLIDWSVPVQPVFLWTLQMFHSNGWSYPWGMAAVGGTNICTRRTDAPSIYNLIESHGVTHMCAAPVVLNMLSNFNKNEQLKKPVHVLTGGSSPPAAILIRAENLGFEVSHGYGMTEVIGVIVSCAWKREWDRFPATGKARMKARQGVRRVGVTEVDVVGPTGESVKHDGITAGEIVVKGACVMLGYLKDENATLQCMKKNGWFYTGDVAVMHEDGYLEIKDRLKDVIISGGENMSSVEVEGVLYMHPAVKEAAVVARPDDFWGETPCAFVSLKDELNENDIPTDMEIKKFCREELPHFMTPKTIVIMKELPKTSTGKVKKHVLRKVAKEMGSTSLPPSQPPSHRLISRI; from the coding sequence ATGAACCAGATAACCAGAAACCAAGCAAACTCGACACCTCTAACCCCACTCACCTTCTTAGACAGAGCAGCTACTGTCTATGGCAACTCCATATCAATCATATACAACAGCACTTCATTCACATGGTTTCAAACCCATAAACGATGTCTTCAACTTGCTTCATCACTTTCTTCCCTCGGCATCGTAAAAGGCGACGTCGTCTCCGTCCTCTCTCCCAACACTCCGGCCATGTACGAGCTACAATTCTCCGTTCCAATGTCCGGCGCCATTCTCAACAACCTCAGCTTCCGACTTGACTACAAAACCCTCTCCGCGCTGCTCATCCACAGTGAATCGAAACTCATCTTTGTTGACATTCTCTCCCTTTCTCTTGCCCTCAACGCTCTTTCCTTATTCCCCAAAAACACTCCAAGCCCTAAGCTCGTCCTCATCATGGATGAAACGTTATTGCCGGACCAGATTCCATCACTtccaaaaaacataaacattatGAACACCTACGACTACGAGAGTCTTGTAGCAAAGGGTGATCCAAATTTCAAATGGATCCGTCCCGACACCGAGTGGGATCCAATTACGCTGAACTACACCTCCGGAACAACGTCGTCTCCAAAAGGTGTTGTGCATTGTCACAGAGCAACGTTCATTGTTTCACTTGATTCTCTCATTGATTGGTCGGTACCGGTTCAACCAGTTTTCTTGTGGACGTTGCAAATGTTTCATTCTAACGGATGGAGCTATCCGTGGGGAATGGCTGCCGTCGGAGGAACGAATATCTGCACACGTAGGACAGACGCGCCATCGATCTACAATCTGATTGAATCTCATGGTGTAACACACATGTGTGCTGCACCAGTTGTGCTTAACATGCtgtcaaatttcaacaaaaatgaaCAGTTAAAAAAACCGGTTCATGTTTTGACCGGAGGGTCGTCGCCACCAGCAGCGATTCTCATACGAGCGGAGAATTTAGGGTTTGAGGTTAGTCATGGTTATGGAATGACGGAGGTGATTGGTGTGATTGTTTCATGTGCTTGGAAAAGGGAATGGGATAGGTTTCCGGCGACGGGGAAGGCGAGGATGAAGGCGAGGCAAGGTGTGAGAAGGGTGGGTGTGACGGAGGTTGATGTGGTGGGACCCACCGGAGAAAGTGTGAAGCACGATGGTATAACGGCTGGTGAGATAGTTGTAAAAGGTGCTTGTGTTATGTTAGGTTACTTAAAAGATGAGAATGCCACGTTGCAGTGTATGAAAAAGAATGGTTGGTTTTATACAGGTGATGTTGCGGTTATGCATGAGGATGGGTATTTGGAGATTAAGGATAGGTTAAAAGATGTGATAATAAGTGGTGGGGAGAATATGAGTAGTGTGGAAGTTGAGGGTGTTTTGTACATGCATCCCGCGGTTAAGGAGGCGGCGGTGGTGGCTAGGCCGGATGATTTTTGGGGAGAGACGCCGTGTGCGTTTGTGAGTTTGAAGGATGAATTGAATGAAAACGATATTCCAACTGACATGGAGATTAAGAAGTTTTGTAGGGAGGAGTTGCCACATTTTATGACGCCTAAAACAATTGTGATCATGAAGGAATTGCCAAAGACTTCAACCGGAAAGGTTAAAAAACATGTGCTTAGAAAGGTTGCTAAGGAGATGGGATCAACGTCCTTGCCACCGTCGCAGCCACCATCACATCGTCTTATTAGTCGTATTTAA